TGGCGGTCAAGCCGCAGATCATGGCCGCCGTCCTCAAGGAGGTCGCCTCCGCCGTTGACGAGGGCAAGCTCCTGATCTCGATCGCCGCGGGCGTGGCGACGCGCAAGCTCCGGGACCAGCTCGGCAAGCCCGCGAGGCTGATCCGGGTCATGCCCAACACGCCTGCCCTCGTGCTGGAAGGCGTCACGGCCATCGCGCGCGCCGATGGCCTTCGTCCCGGCGACCTCGAAGCCGCGCAGGAGCTCTTCGCCGCCGTCGGCAAGGTCGTGGTGCTCGAGGAGAGCGCCATGGACGCCGTCACGGGACTCTCCGGCTCCGGCCCGGCCTACGTCGCCATCGCGATCGAGGCGCTGGCAGACGGCGGGGTCAAGATGGGGCTCGACCGCGCCACGGCGACGCTGCTCGCTGCGCAGACCGTGCTCGGCTCCGCGCGCTTGATCCTCGAGACGGGCGTGCACCCCGGCCAGCTCAAGGACATGGTCTCCTCGCCGGGCGGCACGACCATCGCGGGTGTCGCCGCGCTCGAGGACGGCGGGCTCCGCCGCGCCTTGATCCAGGCCGTCGAGCGCGCCACGCTGCGCTCGCGCGAGCTGGGGGCGGGCTAGCGGTGCTGCCCTTCGAGGTCGTCCGGCTCATCATGTTCGTCCTCGACATCTACACCTGGGTCATCATCGCGGCGGCCGTCATCTCCTGGGTCACCCCGAACCCGTACAATCCCGTCGTCCGCCTGCTCCGCCGCCTGACCGAGCCGGTGCTGGCGCCGATCCGCCAGCTCCTGCCGCCCTGGAAGACCTTTGGCCTCGACTTCTCGCCGATGATTGTCATCCTTCTGATCCAGTGGGTCGTCCCGATGCTGCTCCGGGCGCTGATGAACTAGCCGCAAGAGGAGACAACGAACCGTGCGTATCACGCCCATGGACATCCGCCAGCAGCAATTCACCGTGAAGATGTTCCGCGGCTTCGACACCCAGGAGGTGGACACCTTCCTGGAGGACTTGGCGGAGGACTACGAGGCTCTCCTCAAGGAGAACTCGCTGCTCAAGGAGCAGCTGCAGGCGCTCGAGGAGCGCACGCGCGGCCTCGAGGAGCGCGAGAAGGTCCTGCAGGAGACGCTCGTCACGACCCAGCGGCTCGTCGAGGAGATGAAGGACCAGGCGCGCCGCGAGGCGGCCGTCATCATCCGCGAGGCGGAGGTCCAGGCCGACAGGATCATCGACGCCTCGCGCGCGGCGGAGGGGAGCCTCCAGAGCGAGATCATCGCGCTGAAGCGTACCCGACGCCAGCTGGCCGAGGGCCTCCGCTCGACCGTGGAGATGTACCAGCGCCTGCTCGAGCAGGACCTCAAGGCCGCCGCCGGGGATGAGCCCGCGAAATCCTGAGGCCGTCCTGCTCCACGTGCGCGTCCAGCCCAAGGCCCGCGCCAACGCGGTCAAAGGCTGGCACGGGGCGGCGCTCCGCGTCAGCGTCACCGCCGCGCCGGAGGACGGCAAGGCCAACCGCGCGGTGATCGACCTCCTGGCCGAGACGTTCGACGTCGCCCCCTCGTCTATCAACCTCGTGCGCGGCGCCGCGTCGCGCGACAAGTGGTTCCGCCTGCCCCAGGGCGTGAAGATCCCGGGATGATCGCGCCGATCCGTTGGGAGCGGCACCGTCTCCTGCTCCTCGACCAACGCCTCCTTCCCGTCGAGGAGCGCATGCGCGAATACACCCGCTGGCGGGATGTCGCCGACGCCATCCGCACCCTCGTCGTCCGCGGGGCGCCGGCCATCGGCTGCGCCGCAGCTTTCGGCGTGGTGCTGGCCGCTCGCCAGAGCGCGGCGCCCGACGGCGA
The nucleotide sequence above comes from Candidatus Methylomirabilota bacterium. Encoded proteins:
- a CDS encoding YggT family protein encodes the protein MLPFEVVRLIMFVLDIYTWVIIAAAVISWVTPNPYNPVVRLLRRLTEPVLAPIRQLLPPWKTFGLDFSPMIVILLIQWVVPMLLRALMN
- a CDS encoding DivIVA domain-containing protein, which translates into the protein MRITPMDIRQQQFTVKMFRGFDTQEVDTFLEDLAEDYEALLKENSLLKEQLQALEERTRGLEEREKVLQETLVTTQRLVEEMKDQARREAAVIIREAEVQADRIIDASRAAEGSLQSEIIALKRTRRQLAEGLRSTVEMYQRLLEQDLKAAAGDEPAKS
- the proC gene encoding pyrroline-5-carboxylate reductase codes for the protein MKGKRVAFLGAGNMGEALIKGLTQTGLVPAGSISAADPRADHLGEIAKRYGIRAVTDNSALVSGADVIILAVKPQIMAAVLKEVASAVDEGKLLISIAAGVATRKLRDQLGKPARLIRVMPNTPALVLEGVTAIARADGLRPGDLEAAQELFAAVGKVVVLEESAMDAVTGLSGSGPAYVAIAIEALADGGVKMGLDRATATLLAAQTVLGSARLILETGVHPGQLKDMVSSPGGTTIAGVAALEDGGLRRALIQAVERATLRSRELGAG
- a CDS encoding DUF167 domain-containing protein — translated: MSPRNPEAVLLHVRVQPKARANAVKGWHGAALRVSVTAAPEDGKANRAVIDLLAETFDVAPSSINLVRGAASRDKWFRLPQGVKIPG